The Actinomadura graeca nucleotide sequence CCGGCTGGTGACGCGCGGGGACGGCGCCGCCGGCGAGGACGTCTCGCACGGCATGGGCATGATCATCGGCCTGCCCGCGCGGCTGGCCGAGCCGGTCACGGTGGAGCTGCGCGGCGAGGTGCTGATGACGCGCGCCCAGTTCGAGGACGCCAATGCCGCCCGCACGGCCGCGGGCGGCGCGGCGTTCGCCAACCCGCGCAGCGCCGCCGCGGGGTCGCTGCGCGCCAAGGACCGCCCGTACCAGGTGGAGATGACCTTCTTCGCCTACGGCGCGCTGCCGCTGGAGGGCACCGGCGAGGACCTGGCCGCCCGGCTGCGGGCGATGCCGCATAGCGCGATCATGGAGTACGTGGCCGCGCTCGGCGCGCACACCACCGCCGCCACCCGGGTCCCGGCGGTCACCGCGACCACCCTGGAGCGGCTGCAGGAGCGGGTGGAGGAGATCGCGGCGCTGCGGGCCGGGCTCGACTTCGGCATCGACGGCATCGTGGTCAAGGCGGACGCGGCGGCCGACCAGGCCCAGGCGGGGCTGTCCTCGCGGGCGCCGCGCTGGGCCGTCGCCTACAAGCTCCCGGCGGTGGAGAAGATCACCCGGCTGCTGGCGGTGGAGTGGAACGTCGGCCGCACCGGGATCATCGCGCCGCGCGCCGTCCTGGAGCCGGTGGAGGTGGAGGGCTCGACCGTCACCTACGCCACGCTGCACAACGCCGCCGACATCGCCCGGCGCGGCCTGATGCTCGGCGACCACGTCACCGTCTACAAGGCCGGCGACGTGATTCCGCGCGTGCAGGCCCCGGTGGCGCACCTGCGCACCGGCGGGGAGCGGCCGATCGAGGCGCCGTCGGCGTGCCCGCGCTGCGGGGAGGCGATCGACGTCTCGCAGCAGCGGTGGCGGTGCGTGCGGGGCCGCGCCTGCCACGCGGTGGCCTCGGTCCGCTACGCCGTGGGCCGCGACCAGCTCGACATCGAGGGCCTCGGCGAGAAGATCATCGACCAGCTGGTGGACACCGGCCTGATCACCGACTTCGCGGACCTGTTCGCACTGACCCGCGAGCAGCTGCTCGGGCTGGAGCGGATGGGCCAGACCAGCACCGCCAACCTGCTCGCCGCGATCGAGGGCGCCAAGGCCAAGCCGCTGAGCAAGGTGTTCTGCGCGCTCGGCGTCCGCGGCACCGGCCGGTCCATGTCGCGGCGCATCGCGCGCCACTTCGCCACCATGGACGCCGTCCGCGCCGCCGACGCCGAGGCGTTCCAGC carries:
- the ligA gene encoding NAD-dependent DNA ligase LigA; the protein is MTETTPGRPLVGGRPPAPPATARTEIGDQAAYAAAVQTAVAASAAYYGEGDSPLDDDVFDRLVRGIAAYEAGHPGHVLPDSPTGKVAGGAGIGDVPHTVPMLSLDNVFSAEGLRAWAAGLTRRLGREVEVWSVEPKLDGLAISARYSGGRLARLVTRGDGAAGEDVSHGMGMIIGLPARLAEPVTVELRGEVLMTRAQFEDANAARTAAGGAAFANPRSAAAGSLRAKDRPYQVEMTFFAYGALPLEGTGEDLAARLRAMPHSAIMEYVAALGAHTTAATRVPAVTATTLERLQERVEEIAALRAGLDFGIDGIVVKADAAADQAQAGLSSRAPRWAVAYKLPAVEKITRLLAVEWNVGRTGIIAPRAVLEPVEVEGSTVTYATLHNAADIARRGLMLGDHVTVYKAGDVIPRVQAPVAHLRTGGERPIEAPSACPRCGEAIDVSQQRWRCVRGRACHAVASVRYAVGRDQLDIEGLGEKIIDQLVDTGLITDFADLFALTREQLLGLERMGQTSTANLLAAIEGAKAKPLSKVFCALGVRGTGRSMSRRIARHFATMDAVRAADAEAFQLVEGIGPEKAPVLVAEIAELGPLIAKLAAAGVNMTEPGAPGPVPAGTPAGTGTGTTQTPVTGPKDAGASAPAAALPLEGMSVVVTGSMSGPLENLTRNQVNELIERAGGRASSSVSARTSLLVAGDKAGSKKAKAGKLGVETVTPEEFAARVADLL